From Curtobacterium sp. SGAir0471, the proteins below share one genomic window:
- a CDS encoding RecQ family ATP-dependent DNA helicase, with translation MSGLGVGSSVGSPAPVGSPAPAAAPPSAEIASEAQEALAALTGRPDAVFHPGQLEAISALVEHRQRALVVQRTGWGKSAVYFLATLLLRRRGGGPTVLVSPLLALMRDQVAAAARAGVRAVSINSANAHEWADTQAALARDEVDVLLVSPERLNNPRFRDEQLPTLIARMGMLVVDEAHCISDWGHDFRPDYRRLAELIRSLPQGVPVLATTATANERVVEDVAEQLTAGPDAPVFTIRGSLARASLRLGVLTLPDARQRLGWLLAHLGDLPGSGIIYTLTVSGAEDIARLLRENGYAVRAYTGRTDTEEREQLEQQLKGNELKALVATSALGMGFDKPDLGFVVHVGAPSSPVAYYQQIGRAGRATDNADVLLLPGREDREIWQYFASASMPTEARASAVLGALSTDSAMSTVALEGLVDIKRSTLELLLKVLDVDGAVRRVAGGWVSTGQPWQYDAARYERVAAAREAEAASMLAYESTSACRMQLLQQDLDDPSAEPCGRCDNCAGVWYPTSVSDSDASGAAATLDKVGVELAPRAQWPSGMSALGVPVKGKIPAGELVESGRAVARLTDLGWGGPLRALFSAATPDGPVSRELVDGCIRALKDWPWAERPTGVVAMSSRSRPELVGSLAQALSSIGRLQFLGTLGRSGGEPRGDGATNSAYRLAGVWDTFVVDPALAAALASHQGPVLLVDDLVDSRWTMTVAGRELRRAGASAVLPFALATVA, from the coding sequence ATGTCTGGTCTCGGTGTCGGTTCGTCCGTCGGCTCGCCTGCCCCCGTCGGTTCGCCTGCCCCCGCGGCGGCTCCGCCGTCCGCCGAGATCGCGTCGGAGGCACAGGAGGCCCTGGCCGCCCTGACCGGGCGGCCGGACGCGGTCTTCCACCCGGGCCAGCTCGAGGCGATCTCGGCCCTCGTCGAGCACCGGCAGCGCGCCCTCGTGGTGCAGCGCACTGGATGGGGCAAGTCGGCCGTGTACTTCCTCGCGACCCTGCTGCTGCGCCGTCGCGGGGGCGGCCCGACCGTGCTCGTGTCGCCCTTGCTCGCCCTGATGCGCGACCAGGTCGCAGCGGCTGCGCGGGCCGGGGTCCGCGCGGTGTCGATCAACTCGGCGAACGCGCACGAGTGGGCGGACACGCAGGCGGCCCTGGCGCGGGACGAGGTCGACGTGCTCCTCGTCTCCCCCGAGCGCCTCAACAACCCGCGGTTCCGTGACGAGCAGCTGCCGACGCTGATCGCGCGGATGGGCATGCTCGTGGTGGACGAGGCGCACTGCATCTCCGACTGGGGGCACGACTTCCGCCCGGACTACCGACGGCTCGCCGAGCTCATCCGTTCGCTCCCCCAGGGCGTCCCCGTGCTCGCGACGACGGCGACCGCGAACGAGCGCGTGGTCGAGGACGTCGCCGAACAGCTCACCGCGGGGCCGGACGCCCCGGTCTTCACCATCCGCGGTTCCCTGGCGCGGGCGTCGCTCCGGCTCGGCGTCCTGACCCTGCCGGACGCCCGGCAGCGCCTCGGCTGGTTGCTCGCCCACCTGGGCGACCTACCCGGCAGCGGCATCATCTACACGCTGACCGTGTCCGGGGCCGAGGACATCGCCCGACTCCTGCGTGAGAACGGGTACGCCGTGCGCGCCTACACCGGACGGACCGACACCGAGGAGCGCGAGCAGCTCGAGCAGCAGCTCAAGGGCAACGAACTCAAGGCGCTCGTCGCCACGAGCGCGCTCGGCATGGGGTTCGACAAGCCGGACCTCGGGTTCGTCGTGCACGTCGGCGCGCCCTCGTCACCCGTCGCCTACTACCAGCAGATCGGCCGCGCCGGGCGTGCGACCGACAACGCCGACGTGCTGCTGCTGCCCGGGCGCGAAGACCGCGAGATCTGGCAGTACTTCGCGAGCGCGTCGATGCCGACCGAGGCCCGCGCGTCCGCCGTGCTCGGTGCGCTCTCCACCGACTCGGCGATGTCGACCGTGGCCCTCGAGGGGCTCGTCGACATCAAGCGCTCGACCCTCGAACTGCTGCTCAAGGTGCTCGACGTCGACGGCGCCGTCCGTCGGGTCGCCGGCGGCTGGGTGTCGACCGGGCAGCCGTGGCAGTACGACGCCGCGCGGTACGAGCGGGTCGCTGCCGCGCGTGAGGCCGAGGCCGCGTCGATGCTCGCCTACGAGTCCACCTCGGCGTGCCGCATGCAGCTGCTGCAGCAGGACCTCGACGACCCCTCTGCCGAGCCCTGCGGGCGCTGCGACAACTGCGCGGGCGTCTGGTACCCGACGTCGGTGTCGGACTCGGACGCCTCGGGAGCCGCCGCTACGCTGGACAAGGTCGGCGTCGAGCTCGCCCCACGCGCGCAGTGGCCGTCCGGCATGTCCGCGCTCGGCGTGCCCGTGAAGGGGAAGATCCCGGCCGGGGAGCTCGTCGAGTCGGGGCGGGCCGTCGCCCGACTCACCGACCTGGGCTGGGGTGGGCCGCTCCGCGCGCTCTTCTCGGCCGCGACGCCGGACGGTCCCGTCTCCCGGGAGCTGGTCGACGGCTGCATCCGCGCGCTCAAGGACTGGCCCTGGGCCGAGCGACCGACCGGCGTCGTGGCGATGTCCTCGCGGTCGCGGCCGGAGCTCGTCGGGTCGTTGGCGCAGGCGCTGTCCTCGATCGGGCGGCTGCAGTTCCTCGGGACGCTCGGGCGGAGCGGTGGGGAGCCCCGCGGCGACGGTGCGACGAACAGCGCCTACCGGCTGGCAGGGGTGTGGGACACCTTCGTGGTGGACCCGGCGCTCGCTGCGGCGCTGGCGTCGCACCAGGGCCCGGTGCTGCTCGTCGACGACCTGGTGGACAGCCGGTGGACGATGACCGTCGCCGGACGGGAGCTCCGGCGTGCGGGGGCGTCGGCCGTGCTGCCGTTCGCGCTCGCGACGGTGGCCTGA
- a CDS encoding endonuclease/exonuclease/phosphatase family protein produces the protein MPAAPDDHPTIGAVVAPEVHCATLNLRRRVPHAAGHPDAWERRRDAVVALVTSEEPTVLAVQEALPTQTVDLTARLGSRWEPVVVGRGARGGGEAVGLFLDRERLDVVERRTWALSRTPSRPGSRAWATAFPRHAVGAVVADRGTGQQFLAVATHLDVASPWARLRGAQLLGRIVRERGLPAVVMADWNCPAGSAPWRALAEAGVEDSWGSASRLVGEAYGTYPHYRAPRVNGRRIDGVLVTEDAVVERVAVNVRRPGGVWPSDHAAVHAVVRWDS, from the coding sequence ATGCCAGCCGCGCCGGACGACCACCCGACGATCGGGGCGGTGGTCGCCCCCGAGGTGCACTGCGCGACCCTCAACCTCAGACGCCGGGTGCCGCACGCAGCCGGTCACCCCGACGCGTGGGAACGCCGCCGCGACGCCGTCGTCGCGCTCGTCACCAGCGAGGAACCGACGGTGCTGGCCGTCCAGGAGGCACTGCCCACCCAGACCGTGGACCTCACCGCCCGTCTCGGGTCGCGCTGGGAACCCGTGGTCGTCGGTCGTGGAGCACGTGGCGGTGGCGAGGCGGTCGGGCTCTTCCTCGACCGCGAGCGCCTCGACGTCGTCGAACGGCGCACCTGGGCGCTGTCCCGCACGCCGTCACGTCCGGGCTCGCGGGCGTGGGCGACGGCCTTCCCGCGGCACGCGGTCGGGGCCGTCGTCGCGGACCGCGGCACGGGGCAGCAGTTCCTGGCCGTCGCGACGCACCTCGACGTCGCCTCGCCGTGGGCGCGGCTGCGCGGAGCCCAGCTGCTCGGACGCATCGTCCGCGAGCGCGGACTGCCGGCCGTCGTGATGGCCGACTGGAACTGCCCGGCCGGGTCGGCGCCCTGGCGAGCCCTGGCGGAGGCAGGGGTCGAGGACAGCTGGGGGAGCGCCTCCAGGCTGGTGGGGGAGGCCTACGGGACGTACCCGCACTACCGGGCGCCGCGAGTCAACGGCCGGCGGATCGACGGGGTGCTCGTCACCGAGGACGCCGTCGTCGAGCGGGTCGCCGTGAACGTGCGGCGGCCGGGCGGGGTGTGGCCGTCCGACCACGCGGCCGTGCACGCGGTCGTGCGGTGGGACTCGTGA